One Gossypium hirsutum isolate 1008001.06 chromosome A11, Gossypium_hirsutum_v2.1, whole genome shotgun sequence genomic window carries:
- the LOC107924026 gene encoding glyceraldehyde-3-phosphate dehydrogenase 2, cytosolic — translation MAKIKIGINGFGRIGRLVARVALQSNDIELVAVNDPFITTDYMTYMFKYDSVHGQWKHHELKVKDSKTLLFGERPVTVFGIRNPEEIPWGETGADYVVESTGVFTDKDKAAAHLKGGAKKVVISAPSKDAPMFVVGVNEKEYKSDLNIVSNASCTTNCLAPLAKVIHDKFGIVEGLMTTVHSITATQKTVDGPSMKDWRGGRAASFNIIPSSTGAAKAVGKVLPALNGKLTGMAFRVPTVDVSVVDLTVRLEKAASYEDIKAAIKKESETNLKGILGYVDEDLVSTDFVGDSRSTIFDAKAGIALSDKFVKLVAWYDNEWGYSTRVIDLIRHMASVN, via the exons ATGGCAAAGATCAAGATCGGAATCAatg GATTCGGAAGGATTGGACGTTTGGTTGCGAGAGTTGCTCTCCAAAGCAATGATATTGAGCTCGTTGCTGTTAACGATCCTTTCATCACCACTGATTACATG ACCTACATGTTTAAGTACGACAGTGTTCACGGTCAATGGAAGCACCATGAACTTAAGGTGAAGGACTCAAAGACCTTGCTCTTTGGCGAAAGGCCTGTCACTGTTTTTGGCATCAG AAACCCTGAGGAAATCCCATGGGGTGAAACCGGCGCTGATTATGTTGTTGAGTCTACCGGTGTTTTCACTGACAAGGACAAAGCTGCTGCTCACTTGAAG GGTGGTGCAAAGAAGGTGGTCATTTCTGCTCCCAGTAAGGATGCCCCCATGTTTGTTGTGGGTGTCAATGAGAAGGAATACAAGTCTGACCTCAACATTGTCTCCAATGCTAGTTGCACTACCAATTGCCTTGCTCCATTGGCTAAG GTCATCCACGACAAGTTTGGCATTGTTGAGGGTCTTATGACCACTGTCCATTCGATTACTG CAACCCAAAAGACCGTTGATGGTCCATCAATGAAGGATTGGAGAGGTGGTAGAGCTGCCTCCTTCAATATCATTCCCAGCAGCACTGGAGCTGCCAAG GCTGTTGGCAAAGTTTTGCCAGCATTGAATGGCAAGCTCACTGGAATGGCTTTCCGTGTTCCCACTGTTGATGTCTCTGTAGTTGACTTAACAGTGAGACTTGAAAAGGCTGCTAGTTATGAAGATATTAAGGCTGCCATCAA GAAAGAATCTGAAACCAACTTGAAGGGAATTCTTGGTTACGTGGATGAAGATTTGGTCTCAACAGACTTTGTTGGCGATTCCAG GTCTACCATTTTCGATGCCAAGGCTGGAATTGCTTTGAGcgacaaatttgtgaagcttgtTGCTTGGTATGATAACGAGTGGGGTTACAG TACCCGAGTGATTGACTTGATCAGACACATGGCTTCTGTTAACTGA
- the LOC107924620 gene encoding AUGMIN subunit 6 yields MTMDREKERELELESAMYTNCLLLGLDPSIIGLGTSNGTPRVGLFRHSNPKLGEQLLYFILSSLRGPAQSARDFDRVWPIFDSAQSRDFRKVVQGIISELEAQGTLPRSNSRVSSLATCCGPRFVELLWQLSLHALREVHRRTFASDVASNPLPAPLTDVAFSHAATLLPVTKARIALERRRFLKNAETAVQRQAMWSNLAHEMTAEFRGLCAEEAYLQQELEKLHDLRNKVKLEGEPWDDLVSTSSQNSHLVSKATRLWDSILSRKSQHEVLASGPIEDLIAHREHRYRISGSSLLAAMDQSSQVPCTDVLSVQSGDLDNKEQNDGYHTQVIEERLSRVDDRSGRVHQTVDVAEIIRRWTHALQRIHKQSLQLAKANDGEGHDILRSAHDGGTSGHAESLAATLTEHQQHLASFQVLINQLKEVAPSIQKSISECTEKLNGISSNLPSMAKHRGQTTSPMLAQSSRRTLESSSDDVGDITSKMSAVQLEKNSASPPALKLPQLFSLTPNSSGKVGSMQKRHTLAPQTNQIDTLSESSSMEQPLANNHLDNTLQDSDNSYVQNLKRSVRQAALSVPSCNSELSQDSQSDESSEHFFVPVLSTNHSRVGPENKLGSIRTKRLFSTQTENSFVNSHPSDGHIRSNYDDLPNMLNNLDSLDNHDQDNGFLSAAASSSAASDWQRSLFDLEEAQDQVFSPPLLMDTSLFIDSYEDLLAPLSETETALMEH; encoded by the exons ATGACAATGGACAGAGAGAAGGAGAGAGAGTTAGAGCTCGAAAGCGCAATGTACACGAATTGCTTGCTTTTAGGTTTGGATCCGTCTATAATTGGTCTCGGAACATCCAATGGTACCCCTCGGGTGGGACTCTTCCGTCACTCCAACCCTAAATTAGGCGAACAGCTTCTTTACTTCATCCTTTCTTCTCTTCGTGGCCCCGCTCAATCCGCCAGA GATTTCGATAGAGTTTGGCCGATTTTTGACTCAGCGCAATCTCGTGATTTTCGAAAG GTTGTGCAAGGGATAATTAGTGAGCTGGAAGCTCAAGGAACTCTACCAAGGAGTAATTCGAGGGTTTCTTCGCTTGCTACTTGCTGTGGACCAAG ATTTGTTGAACTTTTGTGGCAGCTTTCATTGCACGCATTGAGAGAGGTTCATAGACGGACTTTTGCTTCAGATGTTGCTTCTAACCCATTGCCTGCACCATTGACTGATGTTGCATTTTCTCATGCTGCTACACTACTTCCTGTAACCAAG GCTAGAATTGCACTTGAAAGGAGGAGATTTCTGAAAAATGCAGAAACAGCAGTGCAGAGACAGGCGATGTGGTCAAATTTGGCTCATGAAATGACTGCAGAGTTCCGTGGTCTTTGTGCTGAGGAG GCTTATTTGCAGCAAGAGCTGGAAAAACTTCATGACTTGAGGAACAAAGTGAAGTTGGAAGGTGAGCCCTGGGATGATCTTGTCTCTACTTCAAGTCAGAATTCTCATTTGGTTTCAAAGGCCACTCGCTTGTGGGACTCTATATTGTCTCGTAAAA GTCAGCATGAAGTTCTTGCTTCAGGTCCCATTGAGGATTTGATTGCTCACCGGGAACATAG GTACCGCATCTCCGGGTCGTCTTTGCTTGCAGCTATGGATCAGAGTTCTCAAGTTCCTTGCACAGATGTTTTATCTGTCCAGTCTGGTGATTTGGATAACAAAGAGCAGAATGATGGATATCACACACAGGTCATTGAAGAGAGACTTTCTCGAGTAGATGATAGAAGTGGAAGAGTCCATCAGACTGTAGATGTGGCAGAAATTATCAGACGTTGGACGCATGCTTTACAACGGATTCATAAACAGTCACTTCAGCTG GCAAAGGCTAATGATGGAGAGGGTCATGATATTTTACGAAGTGCACACGATGGTGGGACAAGTGGCCATGCTGAGTCATTAGCTGCAACTCTTACTGAGCATCAGCAACACCTGGCTAGCTTTCAG GTGCTTATTAACCAACTAAAAGAAGTTGCTCCATCAATTCAAAAGTCAATATCAGAGTGCACAGAGAAATTAAATGGCATTTCCTCCAACTTACCTTCAATGGCCAAACATCGTGGTCAAACCACCTCACCTATGCTAGCTCAGAGCAGTAGAAGGACCTTG GAAAGTAGCTCTGATGATGTTGGTGACATTACTTCAAAAATGTCTGCTGTTCAGCTTGAGAAGAATTCAGCTAGTCCTCCTGCTTTAAAGCTCCCACAGTTATTTAGTTTAACTCCAAATTCATCTGGAAAGGTTGGAAGCATGCAAAAGCGACATACATTAGCTCCTCAGACCAACCAAATTGACACTTTGTCTGAAAGTAGCTCAATGGAACAGCCTCTAGCAAACAATCACCTAGATAACACACTCCAAG ATAGTGATAATTCTTATGTTCAGAATCTAAAGAGATCTGTTAGGCAAGCTGCACTGTCAGTGCCATCCTGCAATTCAGAGTTATCACAGGACAGTCAATCTGATGAAAGTTCTGAACATTTCTTTGTACCTGTTTTGTCAACTAATCATTCTCGTGTGGGACCAGAAAATAAACTAGGCTCGATAAGGACTAAGAGATTATTTTCAACACAAACAGAAAATTCCTTTGTCAACAGCCATCCCAGTGATGGTCACATTAGGAGTAACTATGATGACTTACCAAACATGTTGAACAATCTCGATTCTCTTGATAATCATGATCAAGATAATGGATTCCTCTCAGCTGCTGCTTCAAGTTCTGCAGCTTCTGATTGGCAAAGGTCACTTTTTGATTTGGAAGAAGCGCAGGATCAGGTGTTCTCTCCTCCTTTGCTGATGGACACGTCCCTGTTTATTGATTCTTATGAAGATTTGCTCG CTCCACTTTCAGAAACAGAAACGGCCTTGATGGAGCACTGA
- the LOC107924184 gene encoding serine/threonine protein phosphatase 2A 57 kDa regulatory subunit B' theta isoform — MIKQILNRLPRKPSKSSDNREGGTSTSSSNAYTSSRNSDLASNHYANSSGASFSGFHSTNSGLNQGNKISQVVNAKLNGNTVATSFEALPNFRDVPNSEKQNLFIRKLNICCIVFDFTDLTKNVKEKDIKRQTLLEIVDYVSSANGKFSEIIMQEIVKMVSVNLFRALTSAPRENKVLLAFDLEEEEPSMDSAWPHLQVVYEFLLRFVASPETDAKLAKRYIDHSFVLRLLDLFDSEDPREREYLKTVLHRIYGKFMVHRPFIRKAINNIFYRFIFETEKHNGIAELLEILGSIINGFALPLKEEHKLFLVRALIPLHKPKCIPMYHQQLSYCITQFVEKDCKLADTVIRGLLKYWPITNSSKEVMFLGELEEVLEATQLAEFERCMVPLFRQIGRCLSSSHFQVAERALFVWNNDHIETLIKQNRNVILPIIFPSLEKNARSHWNPAVQSLTLNVRKIFSDTDPELFEECLHKFEEDQAQENEVKSKRETTWKRLEEIAAMKAASNEPVLVSPKATTRNPSC, encoded by the exons ATGATCAAACAAATACTTAATAGGCTCCCTCGGAAACCATCTAAGTCGAGTGATAATCGTGAGGGAGGAACCTCTACCTCATCATCAAATGCTTACACCAGTTCAAGAAACAGCGATTTAGCGAGTAATCATTATGCAAACTCAAGCGGTGCATCGTTTTCTGGCTTTCATTCTACAAATTCTGGGCTGAATCAAGGGAATAAGATTTCTCAAGTGGTGAATGCAAAGCTGAATGGGAACACTGTTGCTACTTCTTTTGAGGCATTGCCTAATTTTAGAGATGTTCCAAATTCCGAGAAGCAGAACTTGTTTATCAGAAAATTGAACATATGTTGCATTGTGTTTGATTTCACTGACCTGACAAAAAACGTCAAAGAGAAGGATATCAAGCGGCAGACTTTACTAGAGATCGTGGATTATGTTTCATCTGCTAATGGGAAATTTTCGGAGATCATTATGCAAGAAATTGTCAAGATGGTGTCTGTAAATTTGTTTAGAGCACTTACTTCTGCACCACGTGAGAACAAGGTTCTATTAGcgtttgatttggaagaggaggAGCCCTCAATGGATTCTGCATGGCCTCATCTACAAGTTGTttatgaatttcttttaaggTTTGTGGCATCACCTGAGACGGATGCAAAATTGGCCAAGCGATATATCGATCATTCTTTTGTTCTAAGGTTGTTAGATCTTTTCGATTCAGAGGACCCCAGAGAAAGGGAGTACCTGAAAACTGTTCTGCATCGCATATATGGGAAATTTATGGTCCATCGTCCGTTCATCAGGAAAGCAATCAACAACATCTTTTACCGATTCATTTTTGAAACCGAAAAACACAATGGAATCGCAGAGCTATTAGAAATACTTGGAAGTATAATCAATGGGTTCGCTTTGCCATTGAAAGAAGAACATAAGCTCTTTCTTGTTCGTGCATTGATACCACTTCACAAACCAAAGTGCATACCCATGTACCATCAGCAGTTATCTTACTGCATTACTCAGTTTGTGGAGAAAGACTGCAAGCTTGCTGATACTGTTATTAGAGGCTTGCTAAAGTATTGGCCAATTACAAATAGCTCAAAAGAAGTCATGTTCTTGGGTGAGCTGGAGGAAGTTTTAGAAGCCACACAACTTGCTGAGTTTGAACGCTGCATGGTACCCTTATTCCGTCAGATAGGCCGTTGCTTGAGTAGCTCGCATTTTCAG GTGGCAGAGAGGGCTTTGTTCGTATGGAACAATGATCATATTGAAACCCTAATAAAACAGAATCGAAACGTTATACTTCCCATTATCTTCCCGTCCTTGGAAAAGAATGCTAGAAGCCACTGGAATCCAGCAGTGCAGAGCTTGACTCTGAATGTCCGCAAGATTTTCTCGGATACCGACCCTGAGCTCTTTGAGGAGTGCTTGCATAAGTTTGAGGAAGACCAAGCACAAGAGAACGAGGTCAAATCGAAACGCGAAACCACATGGAAACGATTAGAAGAGATTGCTGCAATGAAAGCTGCAAGTAATGAACCCGTGCTCGTCTCCCCGAAAGCAACTACTCGCAACCCATCTTGCTAG